A section of the Acomys russatus chromosome 10, mAcoRus1.1, whole genome shotgun sequence genome encodes:
- the LOC127194203 gene encoding olfactory receptor-like protein OLF3, whose protein sequence is MEDNNQTWVHEFILLGLSSDWDTQVSLFVLFLLMYLVTVLGNFLIILLIRLDSRLHTPMYFFLTNLSLVDVSYATSIVPQLLAHFLVTHKAIPFLSCEFQLFFSLGLGGIEFLLLAVMAYDRYVAVCDPLRYSVIMHAGLCTRLVITSWVSGSVNSLVHTAITFQLPMCTNKYIDHISCEILAVVRLACVDTSSNEIVIMVSSIVLFMTPFFLVLLSYIQIISTILKIQSTEGRRKAFHTCASHLTVVTLCYGTTIFTYIQPHSSPSVFQEKLISLSYAILMPMLNPMIYSLRNKEVKGAWQKLLGKFSGFISKLKS, encoded by the coding sequence ATGGAAGACAACAACCAGACATGGGTGCATGAATTCATCCTCCTTGGCCTGTCCAGTGACTGGGACACTCAAGTCTCCCTGTTTGTCCTGTTCTTGCTGATGTACCTGGTGACAGTGCTGGGGAACTTCCTCATCATTCTTTTGATCAGGCTGGACAGCCGACTCCACACTCCCATGTATTTCTTTCTCACTAACCTGTCGCTTGTGGATGTATCTTATGCCACAAGCATAGTGCCCCAGCTGCTTGCTCATTTCCTTGTCACACACAAAGCAATTCCATTTCTCAGCTGTGAATTCCAGTTATTTTTCTCCCTGGGCTTGGGAGGGATTGAGTTCCTTCTTCTGGcagtgatggcctatgaccgctatgtggcagTGTGTGACCCTCTGAGGTACTCAGTCATTATGCATGCAGGGCTGTGCACAAGGCTGGTTATCACATCTTGGGTCAGTGGCTCTGTCAACTCTCTTGTTCATACTGCCATCACCTTTCAGCTACCCATgtgcacaaataaatacattgatCACATTTCCTGTGAAATTCTAGCTGTggtcagattggcctgtgtggACACTTCATCCAATGAGATTGTGATCATGGTTTCTAGCATTGTCTTATTTATGACACCTTTCTTCCTGGTTCTCCTGTCCTATATTCAGATCATTTCAACCATCCTAAAGATACAAtccacagagggaaggaggaaggcctTCCACACCTGTGCCTCCCACCTCACTGTGGTAACACTATGCTATGGTACCACCATTTTCACCTACATCCAACCCCACTCCAGCCCCTCTGTCTTTCAGGAAAAATTAATTTCCCTTTCTTATGCCATATTGATGCCTATGTTGAATCCTATGATTTATAGCCTAAGGAATAAAGAGGTGAAAGGGGCCTGGCAGAAACTGTTAGGGAAATTCTCTGGATTTATATCAAAACTGAAAAGTTGA